The DNA region GCAGAGGGAATTCAGTGCATTGGCCGCGTGGGTGAAGGCATGGGATTGGCGATTAAGGTGATGGATGGAGCCAAACGCGCCAAATATGCGGTTGCCATTCACCTGTTAAAGCAGATGGGCTGGATTACGCCTTCCGTCTCCGAAAGTCTAGCTGAAATGTTTATGGTTCTGGGTGATGTCACCCGCCTGGAAGTGGCAGGTGATTTGTCCTTACTGTAGAACTGACGTTAATTTACTTATAATTTCATGAACCTTTCGTAAAAACTTTACTCTAGAGCAGCATTGAACAGGACATTCGCTGAGCGACATGCCATGCTGACAGGTAAGTGTTGTTGCGATCGCAGGTTATTGTCCTAGCCGATTCGGGAAACCTTGAGCCTATAACACTCCACTCCCCATGAACTAGCAAGACTCTGACACATGGCACTATGCGATCGGACAAACGCCGACCAAAATTCTGGGCTGTCCTTAAGCAAAAACTCCAGGGTGAGTGGAGGATTACGGTAACGTCCCTCGGTTTGGCTGGTCTTGTTGTGTCAATTCGCCTGGTAGGACTGTTACAAGTCTGGGAACTGGCCGCTCTGGATCAATTGATTCGATTACGTCCCCCCGAACCTGTGGACGATCGCATGGTCATTGTTGGCATTGATGAAGCAGATTTGCGAAGTGCGGGTCAGTATCCCATGTCCGATCTCCAGATGGCCCAGTTGTTGCAAAAACTGCAAGCGGCCAAACCACGAGCGATCGGATTGGATATTTATCGAGATATTCCAGTAGAACCGGGCCATCAGCAGTTACAGCAGGTTTATCGCAAGTCTCCTAATTTGATTGGCATCAGCCATATTAAAGACAACGATAGCCCGGAAGTTCCGCCCCCTCCTGTATTGCGAGACACGCTCCAGTATGGATTTAACAATGTGGTGCTAGATCCCGATAATACGGTGCGACGGGGACTGCTGTATTGGAAACCGCATGATCATCGGGCGGCACTGCCCAGTTTTGCGTTGTCCCTGGCTTTTCTCTATTTGTCAGCGGAAGGAATTCGACCGATCGCTGCTCCTTCTGGAGAAATGCAATTAGGGAAGGCTTTATTTCATCGGTTCACTGCGAATGATGGAGGATATGTTTTAACCGATAGTGGCGGCTACCAAATCTTGTTGAATCCCCGTGGCCCAGCCAATACCTTTCGCCGTGTCACGATGACAGAGGTGATGCAGGGTAGGGTTCCGGCAGATGCTTTGCGCGATCGCATTGTATTAATTGGCTATACCGCCGTCAGTCTGAATGATTTTGCCAATATCTCCTACAGTAGTCATTTGGTTGGGCCACCTCAGCCCGTCCCTGGCATCGAATTACAGGCCAACATTATCAGCCAGATCTTGGGATCTGCGATAGATGGTCGGGTTCTGTTCCAATCCTGGCCAGAACCGATGGAATGGCTGTGGATCGGAACCTGGGCCTGGTTAGGAGGCATGCTTTGCTGGCGGATGCGATCGCTGTATCGGTCTACTGTGACGATTACCGTGGCCGGACTTAGCCTGGTGGCGATCGGCTACGCAGCCTTACTCGTGGGCTGGTGGATTCCCACCGTTTCTCCCGCCCTGGCCATGACTGGCTCTGCGATCGCCACGATTGCTTACATTGCCCGCCGTCAAGAAGAACTGCAGCGATCCAAAGAATTCCTGCAAACGATCATCAACACGATTCCCGACCCCATTTTTGTCAAAGATCAACACCATCAGTGGGTCGTTTTGAACGCGGCCTTTTCCAGGTTTTCCGGGTATCCTCTGGCTGATCTGCTAGAACGATCGGACTACGAGGTGTTTCCCAAAACTGAAGCAGATATTTTTCGGCAGCAGGATGAACTTGTCTTCAAAACCGGACAAGAACATCACAACGAAGAAGCTTTTACAGATCGAAGTGGCTTTACTCACCAGATTGAAACCAAGCGATCGCTCCATAAAGATGCGGCAGGGAACCTGTTTTTAGTCGGCATTATTCGAGACATCACTCACCGCAAGCAACTGGAAGAAGAACTGAAGCGCACTACAGCCGAACTGGTTCGCTCCAATACAGAACTGCTGCAGTCTGCTAGTCATCTTACCCACCTAGCCAACCACGATTCCCTCACCGGACTACCAAACCGCAAGTACTTCTATGAGCATCTGGAACAGGCGATCGACTGGGCCAAGGATAGTCAGCAATTAGTCGGCCTGCTATTTCTGGATCTGGATGGCTTCAAACAGATCAACGATGTGTTAGGACATGACATGGGCGATGCCTTACTGAAAGCGGTTGCCCGTCGCCTCACGGGATGTTTGCGGAGTAGTGACACCGTGGCCCGTCTGGGAGGGGATGAATTTACCGTGATCCTGCCTGCCATCCCCAGTGCCGAGGATGCCATTCGCGTGGCCGAAAAGGTACTGTTTACCCTTTCTCAAACCTTTGTGATTCAAGCTCACACCATTATTGTGACCAGCAGTGTGGGGATCAGTTTGTTTCCCACCCATGCCCAGGATTTAGAGGATTTAGTCAAAGAGGCTGATAGCGCCATGTACCAGGCCAAACAACGGGGCAAAAACTGTTATGAAATAGCGCCATCGGTCACAAACCATTAATCCGTGGTCAGATCTGTCACGAGATGTGAGATGAAGAAAGTTTTCAGTCTCAAAACTGCTCCAGCGCCATGAATTAATCGATTATTTGCTATACCGTCCCCAACGCAAGAATGTGGTCAGTACATAGATGACGATCGCAGAACCCACGATTGCTGGAACAATAGGCACATTCTTGATATGCCAGTTCAAAAAGTCGTAATTCACCCCGTATTCGACTCTCAGTAAGCGATAGCCAATTTCGCCGATCCATACGCCGAGCAGACCCACGATCACCAGACCCAAAAATTTTCCGGGAACCTCACGCGGGATCAGCATATTGCCGACAACGCCACAAAAGACTGCGATCGCCAACTGAACCGCCAGATGAGATAAGTCCATGAAGCCCTCTTACCAGTTGAGAAAAATGCGATAACGAAGCTGCACCCAACCGATCAAGAAATTATTTATACTTTAACGTCAAAATCCAGACGGCATCCGGACATCCTTAAATTGTTGAAATTGTTGCCTCATCTGGGTAACCCTTGGCTGGTTGACTGACAAATCTCCTGAACACCCGCTGCATCACCAGGAAATCAATTTCCTGGCTCATCGCCAAAGTCATCTAAAGACGACTGGACAAGAGTTTCAGTCCATTTGAATGGACTTGCGATGAGATCAATTGGTTTTTCGGAGGGCTTGCAGGGCGATCGCGATTTCTGGCGGAACGGAGGTAAACCGAATGGCAAACCGATGAGCCGATTCATCCACCTGTTTAATCACCTTGGCGTACAGATCTCCGGATAACTGCGTGCGATCGACCCCTGTTAACAGGTGTAGTTTGAGATTACTCAAAACATCTAACGGTTGCTCAGTTTGCAGTTCCGCCCCAGATTTAGAGAGTTTAGTAAGCTGTCCTTGAAACAGATTACCGACTGCGTGTTTACCTTCTAGAACGGTGAATTCCAGTGGCACTGCCTGTCCTAAAGGCTGCATCCTATCCTCTGCTTCAGGAAGGAAAAGCTGGTACTTGCCGCCAATTCCTCCGACCTCATAGACCGTCATGGGTGTGCGGATGCCTTTGGGTTCAACGCACAGTTCGCCCTGAATTCGCACCTCACAATCAGCATCTTTGAGGGTATCTTCCGACACCAGAATCTGGCCCCCCACGGTATAAGATTCAATGCGAGCCGCCAGGTTGACGTGTCTGCCGATCACTGTATATTTGGCCCGTCGCTGGGAACCCACATTTCCCACAACGACTTCTCCCGTATTAATGCCAATGCCCATTTCGATCGCTGGTAAACCGATCTGACGGTTTTGTTCATTCACGGCTGTCATCGCTTGTTGCATCGCAATAGCACAGGCGATCGCTCGCTGGGCATCATCGGGACGGCTGACTGGAGCACCAAACATGACAAAGATCCCGTCGCCAATGAATTCATTAATCGTGCCTTTGTACTGATCGATGACATCAGCCATTGCTCCCAGGTAGTGGTTTAACAGGGCGACGACTTTTTCGGGCGGCAACCATTCAGAAAGGGCTGAGAATCCCCGGACATCAGACATCAGCACTGTCACTTTGCGCCGTTCTCCACCCAACTGCAATCCAGAAGGAGTTTCCAATAGATTGGCAACTACCTCATCCGTCAGATACCGTCCAAAGGTCTTGCGCATTTCAGTGGCATTGTGGGCCAGATATCCTGTTACCGAGAAGGCGGCTCCGGCCAGTCCCATGAGTGCAGGAACTAAAGGAATCCACCATCCTAAGAGAAAAGCGAGGTAAACTCCTGTGATTAAACAGGCTCCCGCGACAATTAGCCGGAAGCGTTTCAGAAACAGGATTTTGGTGCTGCCAGAGCTGAGCCGTTGTCGCCAGCAGATAATTCCGCCCAGGGTTGTCCAGCCCAGAATCCACAGCCATTCTGCCCATTCCGGCCAGGTACGAATGAGTTGGCGATCGTCCACTGCGGCACTGATGATTTGACTGATCAGGTTGGCATGGATCGTCACTCCGGCCATCCGTTTCGGTGCCCCCAGGATCTGACTGTTGTAGGGCGTATAGAATAGGTCTTTCAAACTTTCCGCCGTACTGCCAACCAGCACAATGCGATCGTGCAATAGACCCGGTGGCATCCGGTTTTCCAGCGCATCGATCAGGCTCAGTGTTTGAAAGCCCTGAGTATCGTCCCGGTAATTCAGCAGCACCTGATACCCTTCTTCTTTGGCTCGGATGTACCCTCCATCATTAGTTCTGAAACGAGGAAAAATCACTGAACCTGCATAAACCTGATTGTCAACATTTTGATCCACCTTCACGCCCTTTTGTTGCAGATAGCGATAGGCCAGTTTGAAGCTAAAACTAAATACTGGATTGCCGTCCGGATCGGCCAGGTACAATAATCCCCGGCGCACTCGACCATCCGTATCCAGTACCAGATCATTGGCTCCTACCTGATCCTGTTGCTTTAAGGCGGGAGGGGGAGCAACGGCTGAGCTATCCGGACTACTGACCACCTTCTGCACCCCGATCAGGTTGGGAGTGGTTTTAAACAATTGCACCAGTTCCTCATGACCTGGCTCAATCGGCAAATCCCGGTACAGATCCAGCCCGATCGCGGTGGGTTGCTGCTGTTTTAGATTGTTCAACAAACGAGCCAGTGTGGCATCTGAGAGCGGATACTGTTGCAACTGTTGCAGATCGGTTTCCCCGATCGTCACGATCACAATTCGGGGGTCGATCGCTTCCCTGGGCCGCAGTTGAAAGAGTTGATCCAGTGTTGCCAGTTCTAACAGCTGCAGCAGGCCGAATAAGCGCAGTGCAATGACAACGCCTGTTACTGTAGGTACCGTAACCAGGACTCCTCGCCATGCCCACACTTTCTGTTTGACTTTGGCCCACATATTTTAATTTCTAATGGTACCCGTCTACTTGACTACAGTATTGGCTGATAGGGATTCTACGATCGGTGCAGGTGCCAAAGTTCCTAAACCCGCAGACCTTAAGAGCCGTTCCCAACTGGTGATCAGGCTGGCATCGGTGGGATTAGCCTGACGTAATTGGGCCAGCGAGGTCAATGCTTCATACCAGATGCCCTGATCGGCGTAGAGAGCAGGCAAGTCGCGTGCAGTAGTTTGCTGAATTTTTTCAGATAGCCCTGCACTGGGAGCAGTTCGTTCAACCCAGCCCTCAGTATTGGGATTGCTATTGCGATCGACAGTATTGCAATGAATCGTCAAAAACCAGTGATAGCGCTGACCAACGTCCAAAGGTTTCACCGTATCCGGCAACGTGAAGCTGACAATTCCAGCCTTGGCCGGAAGTGTCAGGGTAGTTTCATAGACCACCTGAGAATCATCCTGCGTCATCAACAGAAACTGAGCGGTTTTGGCTGAGGACTGGGGGACATACCAGAAAAAAGTGGGATGGCTGCTGAAGGTTAACCCAATTTGACTGGGAGGCAGTAAAGCGGTGAATCGCTGAGTACCCTTGAAACAGGCTCCACTTCGGGTTGCACCGCCTGCCGTAGCAGGGGGATTGCCCAGATTGGGAGGTCTGAATGTCTGGCTAATAATCCAGTTTCTATTGAGGGTGGGATGGGAAAGGGTAGGAGTGGGTTCGACGATCGCCGCCTGAGAGGATCCCGTTGAGATGGTTCCAACCGCGATCGCCCAGACAGATACGGCAACAGACAAAGATCTCTTCATGCTGGTTCTATGGGTCTCGGTTAATAAGACAGTGAATTCAATGAACGTTAGATGCACCGAGAAGTTGGCTATCTGTTACCACACCTTCCATTCTTCCCAATCCAGATTAAAAACCGAAGTATCAGGAAATTTGGTGGGATTATTGTTGGCTTCCAGTCTGGCCTGCAGCTTTTCCAGGAGGGGTTCGGGGCGGGATAAGTGATCCACCAGTTCATAGGGCATTACCTGCTCTGACAGGGCAAAGGCTGCAGTTGTTCCGGCGGCAGCCCCAACCGACCATTCAAAAGAATGCACCCGATAATCGGCAGCCGCGATCGTACTGGTGGCGATCGCTTTTCCAGCAACCAGCAGGTTATCTAGCTTTTGCGGAATCATTGCTCGCAGGGGAATCTCACCGGGATAGGTAGGGCCATGGGCTTGTCGGACTCCGGGACGTTCAATGTTGCCTGGTTTCTCCGGAGGTGACTCCTGCATACAGGGGTGAAAGTCCACCGCATATTGAGAAATACCAACTGAGTCGGGATAAATGGTCGATCGCGTGCGTTGTTTGATCTGATCAGGATTGATGTCGCCCGGTGGCAGTTTGAGAAACTCCAGACCTGCCAGGAACTTCCAGAGAGTTTGATACTGAGCGGAGGTCAAATTCTGCTGGTAAATTGGTTCACGATAATCAATTTTGGCGACATCAATTT from Leptodesmis sichuanensis A121 includes:
- a CDS encoding DUF928 domain-containing protein, coding for MKRSLSVAVSVWAIAVGTISTGSSQAAIVEPTPTLSHPTLNRNWIISQTFRPPNLGNPPATAGGATRSGACFKGTQRFTALLPPSQIGLTFSSHPTFFWYVPQSSAKTAQFLLMTQDDSQVVYETTLTLPAKAGIVSFTLPDTVKPLDVGQRYHWFLTIHCNTVDRNSNPNTEGWVERTAPSAGLSEKIQQTTARDLPALYADQGIWYEALTSLAQLRQANPTDASLITSWERLLRSAGLGTLAPAPIVESLSANTVVK
- a CDS encoding CHASE2 domain-containing protein, which codes for MWAKVKQKVWAWRGVLVTVPTVTGVVIALRLFGLLQLLELATLDQLFQLRPREAIDPRIVIVTIGETDLQQLQQYPLSDATLARLLNNLKQQQPTAIGLDLYRDLPIEPGHEELVQLFKTTPNLIGVQKVVSSPDSSAVAPPPALKQQDQVGANDLVLDTDGRVRRGLLYLADPDGNPVFSFSFKLAYRYLQQKGVKVDQNVDNQVYAGSVIFPRFRTNDGGYIRAKEEGYQVLLNYRDDTQGFQTLSLIDALENRMPPGLLHDRIVLVGSTAESLKDLFYTPYNSQILGAPKRMAGVTIHANLISQIISAAVDDRQLIRTWPEWAEWLWILGWTTLGGIICWRQRLSSGSTKILFLKRFRLIVAGACLITGVYLAFLLGWWIPLVPALMGLAGAAFSVTGYLAHNATEMRKTFGRYLTDEVVANLLETPSGLQLGGERRKVTVLMSDVRGFSALSEWLPPEKVVALLNHYLGAMADVIDQYKGTINEFIGDGIFVMFGAPVSRPDDAQRAIACAIAMQQAMTAVNEQNRQIGLPAIEMGIGINTGEVVVGNVGSQRRAKYTVIGRHVNLAARIESYTVGGQILVSEDTLKDADCEVRIQGELCVEPKGIRTPMTVYEVGGIGGKYQLFLPEAEDRMQPLGQAVPLEFTVLEGKHAVGNLFQGQLTKLSKSGAELQTEQPLDVLSNLKLHLLTGVDRTQLSGDLYAKVIKQVDESAHRFAIRFTSVPPEIAIALQALRKTN
- a CDS encoding CHASE2 domain-containing protein, with the protein product MAGLVVSIRLVGLLQVWELAALDQLIRLRPPEPVDDRMVIVGIDEADLRSAGQYPMSDLQMAQLLQKLQAAKPRAIGLDIYRDIPVEPGHQQLQQVYRKSPNLIGISHIKDNDSPEVPPPPVLRDTLQYGFNNVVLDPDNTVRRGLLYWKPHDHRAALPSFALSLAFLYLSAEGIRPIAAPSGEMQLGKALFHRFTANDGGYVLTDSGGYQILLNPRGPANTFRRVTMTEVMQGRVPADALRDRIVLIGYTAVSLNDFANISYSSHLVGPPQPVPGIELQANIISQILGSAIDGRVLFQSWPEPMEWLWIGTWAWLGGMLCWRMRSLYRSTVTITVAGLSLVAIGYAALLVGWWIPTVSPALAMTGSAIATIAYIARRQEELQRSKEFLQTIINTIPDPIFVKDQHHQWVVLNAAFSRFSGYPLADLLERSDYEVFPKTEADIFRQQDELVFKTGQEHHNEEAFTDRSGFTHQIETKRSLHKDAAGNLFLVGIIRDITHRKQLEEELKRTTAELVRSNTELLQSASHLTHLANHDSLTGLPNRKYFYEHLEQAIDWAKDSQQLVGLLFLDLDGFKQINDVLGHDMGDALLKAVARRLTGCLRSSDTVARLGGDEFTVILPAIPSAEDAIRVAEKVLFTLSQTFVIQAHTIIVTSSVGISLFPTHAQDLEDLVKEADSAMYQAKQRGKNCYEIAPSVTNH